A stretch of the Candidatus Jettenia sp. AMX2 genome encodes the following:
- the arsB gene encoding ACR3 family arsenite efflux transporter yields MSEKRKLSFFEKYLTLWVLLCIGAGIMVGRLAPGVAVSLDALEVYQVSIPIAICLFFMMYPIMVKIDFTEVIKSAKTPKPVALTLFINWAIKPFTMYFISFFFLGFVFREFLPGTEIIKTGQEVELWRSYISGTILLGIAPCTAMVLMWSYLARGNNGLTLVMVAINSLFMLVLYAPLGSFLLGINTMPIPWQTMLLSVKIYVALPLITGYFSRKLLIRYKGLDWFHTRFLHWLTPVSIAALLLTLVLLFSFEGEIIVKNPLTIVWIAMPLFIQTSFIFALGYGLARLLRLSYENAAPAAMIGASNHFEVAIATATMLFGLSSGASLATVVGVLIEVPVMLLLVSVCKRTCHIFKECHLDLPQCRNAASVGYK; encoded by the coding sequence TTGTCAGAGAAAAGAAAGTTATCGTTTTTTGAAAAATACCTGACCCTCTGGGTTTTGTTATGTATTGGTGCGGGCATTATGGTAGGGAGGTTGGCGCCCGGAGTTGCCGTTTCTCTTGATGCGCTTGAAGTATATCAGGTTTCCATTCCTATAGCAATCTGTCTTTTTTTTATGATGTATCCGATCATGGTGAAGATAGATTTTACAGAGGTGATAAAATCGGCCAAAACACCCAAGCCCGTGGCTTTGACCCTGTTTATCAACTGGGCAATAAAGCCTTTTACCATGTATTTCATTTCCTTCTTCTTTTTGGGTTTCGTATTCCGGGAATTCCTGCCAGGAACAGAGATAATAAAGACCGGCCAGGAGGTGGAATTATGGAGAAGTTACATCTCCGGAACGATCCTTCTGGGGATTGCACCATGTACCGCGATGGTACTGATGTGGAGTTATCTGGCAAGGGGGAACAACGGTCTTACCCTGGTAATGGTTGCGATAAACTCGCTTTTTATGTTAGTGCTTTATGCACCCCTTGGATCTTTTTTGCTTGGGATAAATACTATGCCCATTCCCTGGCAGACCATGCTGCTTTCTGTCAAGATCTATGTAGCATTACCTTTGATTACAGGCTATTTTTCACGAAAGCTGCTTATCAGATATAAGGGCTTGGATTGGTTTCACACCCGGTTTCTGCACTGGCTTACACCCGTGAGTATAGCGGCGCTCCTTCTCACGCTGGTACTCTTATTTTCCTTTGAAGGGGAGATTATTGTGAAAAACCCCCTTACGATCGTATGGATTGCAATGCCACTGTTTATCCAGACATCGTTTATTTTTGCCTTGGGATATGGTTTGGCCCGGTTGCTGAGGCTTTCCTATGAAAATGCCGCCCCTGCTGCAATGATAGGGGCATCCAACCATTTTGAGGTTGCAATTGCAACGGCAACTATGTTATTTGGCTTGTCTTCAGGTGCATCCCTTGCAACGGTTGTTGGCGTATTGATTGAGGTGCCTGTAATGCTGTTACTGGTCTCTGTTTGTAAGAGGACATGTCACATCTTTAAAGAATGCCACTTGGACTTACCTCAATGCAGAAATGCTGCGAGTGTTGGCTACAAATAA
- a CDS encoding site-specific integrase has product MFAEIKTRHCSPKTLKSYAMWVRTFQLFVKNEMPGDLSSAGVKGFLRFLAIRKNVSASSQNQVFNALLFFYRYVIKRDFGDQRDDVRAMRRSHIPVVLSREERERVCLAMVFSGEVADLRP; this is encoded by the coding sequence TTGTTTGCAGAGATAAAGACGAGGCATTGTTCTCCAAAGACATTGAAGTCCTATGCCATGTGGGTCAGAACGTTTCAGCTTTTTGTAAAAAACGAGATGCCAGGGGATTTGTCTTCTGCCGGTGTGAAGGGGTTTTTACGATTCCTGGCAATCAGGAAGAATGTCTCTGCTTCTTCCCAAAATCAGGTGTTTAATGCCCTCTTGTTTTTTTATCGTTATGTGATCAAGAGGGATTTCGGGGATCAGAGGGACGATGTACGGGCAATGAGAAGGAGTCATATACCCGTTGTGCTTTCTCGGGAAGAACGGGAAAGAGTTTGTTTGGCAATGGTTTTTTCCGGCGAAGTCGCTGACCTTCGTCCCTGA
- a CDS encoding DUF86 domain-containing protein, with protein MNFKEYQNSAVTQRAFERDFEIIGEALNRIKRIDEELLERVSEHYRIIGFRNILIHGYDIIDEMIVWKAVENHLSTLMKEIHEILNA; from the coding sequence ATGAATTTCAAGGAATACCAAAATAGTGCCGTTACACAAAGAGCTTTTGAAAGGGATTTTGAAATTATCGGGGAAGCCCTTAACAGGATTAAAAGAATTGATGAGGAATTGCTTGAAAGAGTTTCCGAGCATTACCGTATCATAGGGTTCAGAAACATCTTAATACATGGCTATGATATCATTGATGAAATGATTGTCTGGAAGGCCGTTGAGAATCATTTATCTACTTTAATGAAAGAAATACATGAGATATTGAATGCTTAA
- a CDS encoding isochorismatase family protein, with product MTKVNKWMIDPNDAVMLLIDHQSGLFQLVKDIDLPVLRSNVTALAKVTHLAKIPTITTASVPDGPNGPLIPEIHQYNPEAVYIPRTGQINAWDNPAWVTAIEQTKRRTLLIAGTLTSVCMAFPALSAVEAGYKVFCIIDASGNWSKMATDLTIARVVQAGAMPIDTFAVLAELQSTWNRPDAMEFAAIFADHVIPGYRALMESYDKAQNVQKVGYETKLEHLEAAQVKK from the coding sequence ATGACCAAAGTCAACAAGTGGATGATCGACCCCAATGACGCCGTCATGCTCCTGATTGACCATCAGAGCGGGCTGTTCCAACTGGTAAAGGACATCGACCTTCCCGTCCTTCGCTCGAATGTCACCGCGCTCGCAAAGGTCACTCATCTCGCCAAAATCCCGACCATAACCACGGCTTCGGTTCCCGATGGTCCGAACGGTCCGCTTATCCCCGAGATTCACCAATACAATCCCGAAGCGGTCTACATCCCGCGCACCGGCCAGATCAACGCTTGGGACAACCCGGCGTGGGTCACGGCCATCGAGCAAACCAAACGCAGGACGCTCCTCATTGCCGGAACACTGACCAGCGTTTGCATGGCCTTCCCCGCGCTGAGTGCCGTTGAGGCCGGATATAAAGTCTTTTGCATTATCGATGCATCGGGCAATTGGTCCAAAATGGCGACCGACCTAACGATCGCCCGCGTCGTTCAGGCTGGTGCAATGCCGATCGACACGTTTGCCGTCCTCGCTGAACTGCAGAGCACCTGGAACCGTCCCGATGCGATGGAGTTCGCGGCGATCTTTGCCGATCATGTTATCCCGGGCTATCGAGCTTTGATGGAGAGTTATGACAAAGCGCAGAACGTGCAAAAGGTCGGCTATGAAACAAAGCTCGAGCACCTTGAGGCCGCCCAGGTCAAGAAGTGA
- a CDS encoding nucleotidyltransferase domain-containing protein — MDKDEIIRLIKENYNVLTDEYGVSRIGIFGSAAKGTMKEDSVLDIFVEFKRPIGFKFIRLVEYLERLFGKKVDVITKDRIENIRVKEVARNIKRNLIYV; from the coding sequence ATGGATAAAGATGAAATAATACGTTTGATAAAAGAAAATTACAATGTTTTAACGGATGAATATGGTGTTTCCAGAATTGGCATTTTTGGGTCAGCGGCAAAAGGGACTATGAAAGAAGATAGCGTTTTGGATATATTTGTTGAATTCAAGAGGCCAATAGGATTCAAGTTTATTAGACTTGTAGAATACCTTGAAAGATTATTTGGAAAAAAGGTTGATGTGATAACAAAAGACAGGATTGAAAATATACGAGTAAAAGAGGTTGCAAGAAATATTAAAAGAAATTTAATTTATGTCTAA
- a CDS encoding DUF3786 domain-containing protein — protein MDMIQTSFGKQKAWSILAGLEPDSVCQNTKATYHEASQCYVLISFGHEIFISPKKQKLFGNSPEAGLLLNKLQIYLELSILWYMISAKNIALSGELINPASLKGGDIFERGTHILPLHEIARKYGSNRSKFFETGKKYNAEPLNYQDASLKLYPLPRVPVVIILWETCDEFPARASLLFDSSCEHQLPVDIIWSTAMMCVLMMVSLD, from the coding sequence ATGGATATGATACAAACAAGTTTTGGAAAACAAAAGGCATGGTCTATCCTTGCCGGCCTTGAACCAGATAGTGTCTGTCAAAATACCAAAGCGACTTATCATGAGGCATCACAATGCTATGTTTTAATATCATTTGGACATGAAATTTTCATTTCACCCAAAAAGCAAAAACTCTTTGGTAATTCACCAGAAGCTGGATTGTTGCTTAACAAACTTCAAATTTACTTGGAGTTGTCGATACTTTGGTATATGATTTCAGCAAAAAATATTGCTCTTTCGGGAGAACTTATTAATCCTGCAAGTCTCAAAGGGGGAGATATATTTGAGAGAGGTACCCATATATTACCACTCCATGAAATTGCGAGGAAATATGGGAGTAACAGAAGCAAATTTTTTGAAACAGGCAAAAAGTATAATGCAGAGCCTTTGAACTACCAGGATGCCTCCCTGAAATTGTATCCATTGCCAAGGGTTCCGGTGGTAATCATTCTGTGGGAAACCTGTGATGAATTTCCTGCCCGTGCCTCTCTGCTTTTTGACTCGAGTTGTGAGCATCAACTTCCCGTTGATATCATCTGGTCGACTGCAATGATGTGCGTTCTCATGATGGTTTCGTTGGATTGA
- a CDS encoding DUF202 domain-containing protein yields MMKSKRYWKTIAESFKGLTCQLNFKKGMFREENPYERFQYKELILRDELAIDRTILANERTALAYFRSAMTLIIVGVTFLHFFEKGILPYIGIVSIPCGIAVGTFGFVRYRKMDKAIRTVRRTQNQKTVKNNSNDTVEVT; encoded by the coding sequence ATGATGAAATCGAAAAGGTACTGGAAAACTATTGCGGAGAGCTTCAAAGGTCTGACTTGCCAGTTAAACTTTAAGAAAGGAATGTTCAGGGAAGAAAATCCCTATGAGCGTTTTCAATACAAAGAACTGATCCTGCGCGATGAACTTGCTATTGACCGGACTATCTTGGCAAACGAGCGGACAGCCCTGGCATATTTTCGCAGTGCAATGACCCTTATTATTGTTGGAGTCACGTTCCTCCATTTTTTTGAGAAGGGCATACTCCCTTACATCGGAATCGTTTCCATCCCTTGCGGGATTGCCGTTGGGACCTTTGGATTTGTAAGATACCGGAAAATGGATAAGGCTATTCGCACTGTCCGCAGAACTCAGAATCAAAAGACAGTCAAAAACAATAGCAATGACACCGTTGAAGTTACTTAG
- a CDS encoding type 1 glutamine amidotransferase domain-containing protein yields the protein MKSFHKLFLTGIVAIVIVFSFSFLVEAVAARDDLSGKHVAILLGEGFHDGETYIPMGYMVNLGAKVTVIGVKPAIHNAYNSDITARVHRSASDVSPEDFDALIIPGGHSPGWLRRHEEVVKFTRRFFETGKPTAAICHGPQVLITAKVLEGRKATCFPAVSDELKGAGAQYKDVPVLRDGNLITSRIPDDIPLFCKTIAEALQE from the coding sequence ATGAAAAGTTTTCACAAATTGTTTCTTACGGGTATTGTTGCGATTGTGATAGTATTCAGCTTCAGTTTTCTTGTTGAGGCAGTTGCCGCAAGGGATGATTTGAGTGGCAAGCATGTTGCTATACTTTTAGGTGAAGGTTTTCACGACGGAGAAACCTACATTCCTATGGGGTATATGGTAAATCTTGGTGCAAAGGTGACGGTTATCGGTGTGAAACCGGCAATTCACAACGCTTACAACAGTGATATCACCGCCAGGGTTCATAGGTCAGCAAGCGATGTCTCCCCCGAGGATTTCGATGCACTTATCATACCCGGCGGTCATTCTCCAGGCTGGTTGCGCCGGCATGAAGAAGTTGTGAAGTTTACGCGCAGGTTTTTCGAAACAGGCAAACCTACCGCTGCTATCTGCCACGGTCCCCAGGTTCTGATTACTGCTAAAGTGCTTGAAGGACGCAAAGCTACCTGTTTTCCTGCTGTGAGTGATGAGCTAAAAGGCGCCGGTGCTCAATATAAAGATGTCCCGGTTCTGCGGGATGGTAACTTGATCACTTCGCGTATACCGGATGATATTCCCCTGTTCTGTAAAACAATTGCAGAAGCATTGCAGGAATGA
- a CDS encoding cytochrome c, with amino-acid sequence MKRSIFLGFGLAGIVGLTGVVSPSLTLAEEGKQWHVNLPIKRLTREMEHRVTNMIGGVLEGNLDYVKQEAGTIPDLGKKILENFFPRGQWFMVAEALNPEETKKRREVFTTYINKMDEQVKEIQKAADSNNEEATLSAITVLIEKTCLECHKLYLR; translated from the coding sequence ATGAAGAGGAGCATTTTTTTAGGTTTTGGTCTGGCGGGAATAGTGGGTTTAACGGGTGTGGTCTCTCCTTCTCTAACCCTGGCTGAAGAAGGAAAGCAATGGCATGTGAACTTGCCCATTAAGAGACTCACCAGAGAGATGGAACACAGGGTAACGAATATGATCGGAGGAGTATTAGAAGGTAATCTTGATTATGTAAAGCAGGAAGCCGGCACCATTCCCGATCTGGGAAAAAAGATACTCGAAAATTTTTTTCCCAGAGGCCAATGGTTTATGGTAGCGGAAGCCTTGAATCCTGAAGAAACCAAAAAACGGAGGGAGGTATTTACTACTTATATAAACAAGATGGATGAGCAAGTGAAAGAAATTCAAAAAGCTGCGGATTCAAACAATGAGGAAGCAACGTTAAGTGCCATTACAGTTTTGATAGAAAAGACCTGTCTCGAATGCCACAAGTTATACCTTAGATAA